One part of the Thiothrix nivea DSM 5205 genome encodes these proteins:
- a CDS encoding STY0301 family protein: MKAKWLLLASVTALSPISQADEYVCPPSIDITAKMSPTPAGWAGLYDNAGNITYVGGTETQDKLMFSGVTLYAGEPKNRGSLVPDNESQLQANGAEQTSIWSFGDVQEQQEYPPYLVCIYTGSRFGVFQKIAAPVKSCSWHEKAGETNRALTCDPL; the protein is encoded by the coding sequence ATGAAGGCAAAATGGCTTTTGCTGGCGTCAGTCACGGCGCTTTCCCCTATCAGTCAGGCGGATGAATACGTTTGCCCCCCGTCCATCGACATCACGGCGAAAATGTCGCCCACCCCGGCTGGGTGGGCTGGCCTATATGACAACGCCGGTAACATCACCTATGTGGGTGGCACTGAAACCCAAGACAAGCTGATGTTCTCGGGTGTCACCCTGTACGCAGGCGAACCCAAAAACCGGGGTTCCCTGGTGCCGGACAACGAAAGCCAGTTGCAGGCGAACGGCGCGGAACAAACCAGCATATGGTCTTTCGGTGACGTGCAAGAACAACAGGAATATCCGCCCTATCTGGTTTGCATCTACACAGGCTCCAGATTTGGCGTATTCCAGAAAATCGCCGCCCCGGTCAAGTCGTGCAGTTGGCATGAGAAAGCCGGGGAAACCAATCGTGCCCTCACCTGTGATCCCCTATAA
- a CDS encoding phosphoribulokinase yields the protein MSKKHPVIAVTGSSGAGTTFVKRAFEHIFYREQITAAVIEGDSFHSVTRPEFKQRSAVEPNFSHFGPEANDFHSLEALFKSYGETGSGKKRYYLHNDEEAKFHQKRLAEAGVTCTAGSGEFTPWEDTPAGTDILFYEGLHGLVKDISADKKYGGYDAAQYVDLGVGVVPSINLEWIQKISRDHAERGYSPEATVDTIMRRMPDYINHITPQFSRTHINFQRVPTVDTSNPFIARDIPTPDESFVIIRFADPKRFNVDFPYLLSMIHDSFMSRRNSIVVPGGKMVLAMELILNPIIHDMIESRNKA from the coding sequence ATGTCCAAAAAGCACCCAGTTATTGCCGTCACCGGTTCCTCCGGCGCGGGTACCACCTTCGTTAAACGCGCGTTTGAACACATCTTTTACCGCGAACAAATTACTGCTGCCGTGATCGAAGGCGACAGTTTCCACAGTGTCACCCGCCCTGAATTCAAGCAGCGTTCTGCGGTTGAGCCGAACTTCAGCCACTTCGGCCCTGAAGCCAACGATTTCCACTCACTGGAAGCCCTGTTCAAAAGCTATGGCGAAACAGGTAGCGGTAAAAAGCGTTACTACCTGCACAATGACGAGGAAGCGAAGTTCCACCAGAAGCGCTTGGCGGAAGCTGGCGTGACCTGCACCGCAGGTTCCGGTGAATTCACGCCGTGGGAAGACACCCCGGCGGGCACTGACATCCTGTTCTACGAAGGTCTGCACGGTCTGGTGAAAGACATTTCTGCCGACAAGAAATACGGTGGTTATGATGCAGCGCAATATGTCGACCTGGGTGTGGGCGTAGTGCCAAGCATCAACCTGGAGTGGATCCAGAAAATCTCCCGTGACCATGCCGAGCGCGGCTATTCACCGGAAGCGACCGTGGACACCATCATGCGCCGGATGCCGGACTACATTAACCACATCACGCCGCAATTTTCGCGCACCCACATCAACTTCCAGCGCGTGCCGACCGTAGATACCTCCAACCCGTTCATTGCGCGCGACATCCCGACGCCGGATGAAAGTTTCGTCATTATCCGTTTCGCTGACCCGAAGCGTTTTAATGTTGACTTCCCGTACCTGCTGTCGATGATCCATGACTCCTTCATGTCGCGCCGCAACAGTATCGTGGTGCCAGGTGGCAAGATGGTGCTGGCGATGGAACTGATCCTTAACCCGATCATTCACGACATGATCGAGAGCCGTAACAAGGCGTAA
- a CDS encoding HIT family protein: protein MSATGFELHPQLAQDTHFVTDLPLCRVLLMNESRYPWLILVPRRADIREIHELDAADRQQLWEESDQVSRALMALFQPDKLNLAALGNMVPQLHLHYVARFRTDAAWPAPVWGKFAPALYTPEQAASRCRELKKKLEG, encoded by the coding sequence ATGAGCGCAACCGGTTTTGAATTGCACCCACAACTGGCGCAAGACACGCATTTCGTGACGGATTTGCCGCTGTGCCGGGTATTGCTGATGAATGAAAGCCGTTACCCGTGGCTGATCCTGGTTCCCCGGCGGGCGGATATTCGTGAAATCCATGAGCTGGATGCTGCTGACCGCCAGCAATTATGGGAAGAATCGGATCAGGTTAGTCGCGCCCTGATGGCGCTATTCCAGCCGGACAAGCTCAATCTGGCGGCATTGGGGAATATGGTTCCACAACTGCACCTGCACTACGTCGCCCGCTTCCGCACGGATGCCGCTTGGCCTGCGCCAGTGTGGGGAAAGTTTGCACCGGCACTTTACACCCCCGAACAGGCGGCGTCACGCTGCCGGGAACTGAAGAAAAAGCTGGAGGGATAG
- a CDS encoding CDP-6-deoxy-delta-3,4-glucoseen reductase: MTFKVTVQPAGHTFWAEENEPVLEAGLRQGVALPYGCRGGVCGSCAATVLKGQVHYLDGQPLGLSPVELERGKALLCLAYAQSDLEIDSPQVGLEPDIEIKALPVRVEKMRKLADDVMELTLKLPASERLRFFAGQYIDILLKNGKRRGFSLANAPIDDQFLELHIRHVPGGQFTGFVFSEMKEKALLRIEGPLGSFYLRESERPLILMGGGTGFAPLKGILEQMMAQGMDKPVHLYWGVRAKADLYMDAVVRSWAARHPQLTYVPVLSEPKAEDNWQGRTGWVHEAVAADFPDLVGHDVYLSGPPPMVQAAKAAFLAQGLPEAQLFYDSFEYSPDTLKAMQENKA; encoded by the coding sequence ATGACTTTCAAAGTGACAGTGCAGCCTGCCGGACACACATTCTGGGCAGAGGAAAACGAGCCGGTGCTGGAAGCCGGTTTGCGGCAGGGCGTGGCGCTGCCTTACGGTTGCCGGGGCGGGGTATGCGGCTCCTGCGCAGCCACCGTGCTCAAAGGGCAGGTACATTACCTGGATGGCCAACCGCTGGGGCTGTCACCGGTTGAGCTGGAACGGGGCAAGGCGCTGCTGTGTCTGGCTTACGCGCAGAGCGACCTGGAAATTGATTCCCCACAAGTCGGGCTGGAGCCGGATATTGAAATCAAGGCGTTGCCAGTGCGGGTCGAAAAGATGCGCAAGCTAGCCGATGACGTGATGGAACTGACCCTGAAACTGCCCGCTTCCGAGCGACTGCGTTTTTTCGCCGGGCAATACATCGACATCCTGCTCAAAAACGGCAAACGGCGCGGTTTCTCGCTGGCGAATGCGCCAATAGATGACCAGTTCCTGGAACTGCACATCCGCCACGTACCGGGTGGCCAGTTCACCGGTTTTGTGTTCAGCGAGATGAAGGAAAAGGCGTTGCTGCGGATTGAAGGGCCATTGGGCAGTTTCTACCTGCGTGAATCCGAGCGACCCCTGATCCTGATGGGCGGCGGAACCGGGTTTGCGCCACTGAAAGGGATACTGGAACAAATGATGGCGCAGGGTATGGACAAGCCCGTCCACCTCTACTGGGGCGTGCGTGCCAAGGCCGATTTGTACATGGATGCGGTAGTGCGCAGTTGGGCTGCCCGCCACCCGCAACTGACCTACGTGCCGGTGCTGTCGGAACCCAAGGCGGAAGACAACTGGCAGGGGCGTACTGGCTGGGTGCATGAAGCGGTGGCTGCCGATTTCCCCGACCTTGTTGGCCATGATGTCTACCTCAGCGGCCCACCGCCGATGGTGCAGGCAGCCAAAGCCGCTTTCCTCGCGCAAGGCTTGCCGGAAGCGCAATTGTTCTACGATTCGTTTGAATACAGCCCTGATACTCTCAAAGCGATGCAGGAAAACAAGGCATGA